The proteins below come from a single Danio aesculapii chromosome 25, fDanAes4.1, whole genome shotgun sequence genomic window:
- the c25h15orf40 gene encoding UPF0235 protein C15orf40 homolog yields MYSQIIKCVRIFLFPSVKPSPYYSRTPLTRKPTLCNSVYSQYNTMPKKDKTSKCSPKVPEIPPCPVMKLKDGTITIAIHAKPGAKQNAVTDVSEEAVGVAIAAPPTDGEANAELLRYLSKVLQLKKSEVSLDKGSKSREKVIRVTADVSQEEILNKLRTEASA; encoded by the exons ATGTATTCCCAAATTATCAAGTGTGTAAGAATATTTCTATTTCCATCCGTGAAACCCTCACCATATTACAGTCGGACGCCTTTGACGAGAAAACCCACACTTTGCAACTCCGTTTACTCACAATACAACACGATGCCTAAAAAAGACAAGACG AGCAAATGCAGCCCAAAAGTACCGGAGATTCCTCCCTGCCCGGTTATGAAACTTAAAGACGGGACCATAACAATAGCGATACATGCTAAACCCGGGGCCAAACAAAACGCAGTTACTG ATGTGTCTGAGGAGGCGGTGGGGGTCGCCATTGCTGCGCCGCCAACAGACGGAGAGGCAAACGCTGAACTCCTGCGCTATTTATCCAAAGTCCTGCAGCTCAAGAAAAGCGAAGTATCCTTAGACAAG GGCTCCAAATCGAGAGAAAAGGTGATTAGGGTGACTGCAGATGTGAGCCAGGAGGAAATCCTAAACAAACTGAGGACAGAGGCTAGTGCTTGA